A region from the Methanofollis liminatans DSM 4140 genome encodes:
- a CDS encoding DUF1015 domain-containing protein translates to MVKVYRFTGLRPQRAYAAQIASVPYDVVTADEAAEIIRKNPLSFLHVSRTDALLPDIPADDEQIYVQARENFQELQEKGMLQRDDAPSVYLYRVKQGGSLYLGLVACLDVDDYIDDVIKKHEHTRYDKERDRTRHIDATNANTGLVVVLYPDEGDVFGYIESILPEGEPDAVVKTEQGNVHELFRITDRVRLAHIEDLFARVPAAYIADGHHRAKSAVTIAQERRKAGTYGPEDGRFMAILFAHKRVKIHGYSRLVTDLGQYTPASFLAALKERFDVRPYGEIDDTVFRVPPLKEAANLHVVHMYLGGIWYELSTPVKNPEDVIGSLDVSYLQRTVLEGMLGITDPRGDARLQYLGGARPLADLEERVDSGEFAVAFSMQPVDVETVMAIADDGKVMPPKSTWFEPKLLSGLVIHTLGEGKKE, encoded by the coding sequence ATGGTGAAGGTATACCGGTTTACAGGGCTCAGGCCACAACGCGCATATGCCGCGCAGATAGCCTCGGTGCCGTACGACGTCGTGACGGCCGATGAAGCGGCAGAGATCATCAGAAAAAACCCGCTCTCGTTTTTGCATGTGAGCCGTACCGACGCCCTCCTCCCTGACATCCCGGCGGATGACGAGCAGATCTACGTGCAGGCCAGGGAGAACTTCCAGGAGCTGCAGGAGAAGGGGATGCTCCAGCGCGACGACGCCCCCTCGGTCTACCTCTACCGGGTGAAGCAGGGCGGCAGCCTCTATCTCGGCCTGGTCGCCTGCCTGGACGTGGACGACTACATCGACGACGTGATCAAGAAGCACGAGCACACCCGCTACGACAAGGAGCGGGACCGGACCAGGCACATCGACGCCACGAACGCCAACACCGGGCTGGTGGTCGTCCTCTACCCGGACGAGGGCGACGTCTTCGGCTACATCGAATCGATCCTCCCTGAGGGCGAACCCGACGCCGTGGTCAAGACCGAGCAGGGCAATGTCCACGAACTCTTCAGGATCACCGACCGCGTCCGCCTCGCCCATATCGAGGACCTCTTCGCCAGGGTGCCGGCGGCATATATCGCCGACGGCCACCACCGTGCGAAGTCGGCGGTCACGATCGCACAGGAGCGCCGGAAGGCCGGGACCTACGGGCCAGAGGACGGGCGGTTCATGGCGATCCTCTTCGCCCACAAGCGGGTGAAGATCCACGGGTATTCCCGCCTGGTCACCGACCTCGGGCAGTACACCCCGGCGTCGTTCCTCGCGGCCCTGAAGGAGCGCTTCGACGTCAGGCCGTACGGCGAGATCGACGACACGGTCTTCCGCGTGCCCCCCCTGAAAGAGGCGGCGAACCTCCACGTCGTCCACATGTACCTCGGCGGGATATGGTACGAACTCTCCACGCCGGTGAAAAACCCGGAGGACGTCATCGGCTCTCTCGACGTCTCGTACCTCCAGCGGACGGTGCTCGAAGGGATGCTCGGGATCACCGACCCCCGCGGCGACGCCCGCCTCCAGTACCTCGGCGGGGCGCGGCCCCTGGCCGACCTGGAGGAGCGGGTGGACTCAGGGGAGTTCGCCGTCGCCTTCTCGATGCAGCCCGTCGACGTGGAGACGGTGATGGCGATCGCCGACGACGGCAAGGTCATGCCCCCGAAGTCGACCTGGTTCGAGCCTAAACTCCTCTCCGGGCTTGTGATCCACACCCTGGGCGAGGGGAAGAAAGAATAA
- the rimI gene encoding ribosomal protein S18-alanine N-acetyltransferase: MEGPGFFLRRAKAEDIPAIVAIEKESFVDPWNEETFQQSLEYWADSFFVAVVGGHVAGFIVGGLEDTGEAIYGHICNFAVAERFRGCGIGRVLVRRAEQQFALRLAEGVQLEVRVSNTPAQAFYQKLGYEPVFTVGGYYSNGEDALVMMKWFRF, encoded by the coding sequence ATGGAAGGGCCAGGATTTTTTCTTCGAAGGGCGAAAGCAGAGGACATCCCGGCGATTGTCGCCATCGAGAAGGAGTCCTTCGTCGACCCCTGGAACGAGGAGACGTTTCAGCAGTCACTGGAGTACTGGGCCGACTCGTTCTTTGTTGCGGTTGTCGGCGGTCATGTCGCCGGTTTCATCGTCGGCGGGCTTGAAGATACGGGCGAGGCGATCTACGGGCATATCTGCAACTTCGCGGTCGCCGAACGCTTCCGGGGGTGCGGCATCGGGCGGGTGCTCGTCCGCCGGGCCGAGCAGCAGTTCGCCCTCCGCCTCGCCGAAGGGGTGCAGCTGGAGGTGCGGGTCTCCAACACCCCCGCGCAGGCGTTCTACCAGAAGCTGGGGTATGAACCGGTCTTCACCGTCGGGGGCTACTACTCGAATGGCGAGGACGCCCTGGTGATGATGAAGTGGTTCAGGTTTTA